From Oryzias melastigma strain HK-1 linkage group LG15, ASM292280v2, whole genome shotgun sequence, one genomic window encodes:
- the slc25a16 gene encoding graves disease carrier protein, which translates to MTSTAPSKGDYHWLRSFVAGGVAGCCAKTTIAPLDRVKILLQGQSPHYKHLGVFATLLNVPKKEGLLGLYKGNGAMMVRIFPYGAIQFMAFDKYKKLLNTRAGITGHIHRLMAGSMAGMTAVMFTYPLDVVRARLAFQVTGDHRYSGIVNVFQSVYRTEGVSGFYRGLTPTLIGMAPYAGLSFFTFGTLKSLGLKHFPEELGRPSSDNPDVLVLKSHINLLCGGVAGAFAQTVSYPLDVTRRRMQLGSVLPDSDKCGSPIKTMKYVYETYGIRRGLYRGLSLNYIRCVPSQAMAFTTYEFMKQLLHLN; encoded by the exons ATGACCAGCACCGCCCCTTCCAAAGGGGACTACCACTGGCTTCGCTCCTTTGTTGCTGGAG GTGTAGCAGGATGCTGTGCCAAAACAACCATCGCTCCTCTGGACAGAGTCAAGATTCTCCTTCAAGGCCAGAGCCCCCACTACAAACATCTGG GAGTGTTTGCTACTCTCCTGAATGTGCCAAAGAAAGAAGGCCTCCTTGGATTGTACAAGGGTAACGGCGCAATGATGGTCAGGATATTTCCTTATGGAGCGATTCAGTTCATGGCCTTTGACAAATATAAGAAG CTGCTGAATACACGGGCTGGGATCACTGGACATATCCACCGCCTTATGGCAGGGTCAATGGCAg GGATGACTGCGGTGATGTTCACTTACCCTCTGGATGTAGTCCGAGCCAGGCTGGCCTTTCAAGTGACAGGAGATCATCGCTACTCTGGAATAGTTAATGTCTTCCAGTCCGTCTATCGAACG gAAGGAGTCTCTGGCTTTTACAGAGGTCTCACTCCAACACTTATTGGAATGGCTCCTTATGCAG GTCTTTCGTTCTTTACCTTCGGCACCCTGAAGAGCCTCGGTCTGAAACATTTCCCCGAGGAGCTGGGGCGGCCCTCCTCAGACAACCCCGATGTCCTCGTTCTGAAAAGCCACATCAACCTGCTCTGTGGAGGGGTCGCCGGTGCCTTTGCTCAGACCGTCTC GTACCCGCTGGATGTCACCAGGAGAAGAATGCAGCTGGGATCCGTTCTTCCTGATTCGGATAAGTGTGG CTCACCGATCAAGACCATGAAGTACGTCTACGAGACGTACGGCATCAGGAGGGGGCTGTACAGAGGCCTCTCCCTGAACTACATCCGCTGCGTCCCCTCTCAGGCTATGGCCTTCACCACCTACGAGTTCATGAAGCAGCTCCTCCACCTGAACTag